From the genome of Brassica oleracea var. oleracea cultivar TO1000 chromosome C4, BOL, whole genome shotgun sequence:
ATAATTAAAATATCTATTTTTAAAAATAATATTTCACATTTGAAGTAAATTAAATTATATAAATTAAATTATATTTTAAATGTGAAATACTTTTTTAAAAAAATATTTTTATTGTAAATTTATTTTAGAAATCAAAAATTTTATTTCTGGATATAAAAATAATTTTATGATATTATTAAATAAAATAAATGAATTAATTATATATTTTCCTTAATTTTATAAATTATAAATGCAAATGCTCTTCTAAAAGTTTCATTTGAGAGCATTAGCCAGAGAGTTGGAGAGCATTAGCATTTAGTAAATGTTTCTCTAAATGATTTTATAACAGTTGTTGATTGGATAATGTAGAGCATAGTGGTAATGCTAATGCTTTTAAAAGCTCAAGTATTAAATCTGTGTTTCTTCTTTCCTCATTCTACATCAACTAAACTTCATTTCTTGTCATTTTTTTTTTTTTTACCTGGGGGTGTCCCAGACCTTCGGAAAAGCCCAGACTAATTTCTAAGTGAAGGTGTAGCCCACGGATAAACCTTCTCTCTGGATATTCAAATGGGCTCTAAAGCATAGGTTCATATTCATTTCTTGTCATTTTCTTTCTCTTTTCATCTAAAATATTCTCGTAACCTTCATTTTTAAGAACATTACGGTGATATTCGAAGTTTGGAAGGTAGAAAAGTCTGGAAACGAACTTGCTCCGGAAAATAATTAATCACTTGGTTTTCGTCAGTGTTCAGATCTGTATAATGACATCAGACTTACTTGTATGACCACAATTAGGTGCAAACTTACTCAGCAGTCTGTCAGTCAAAACACATGTTAGTTTTTGCAATTGATTAAATTTAAATTTTTACACCATATATTTCACGAGAATTTACGAGAAGTCTATACGTTTACCTTTAAAAAAACAAATAAAAAGTCTACATATAAGAAGTTAGTTTTTGCAGTTGACAATATTTTTGATTTTTTTTCAATAGACTTCATCTGCGTATACATCAACTTAACTATAAGTCTACGAGAGGTTAATTTTGTATTACCTAAACTTTAATATTTTTTTTGTAAACATCACCATAAGTCTACACTATAAAGTTGTGTTAGTTTTGTGTTTGATTAAAAATTTAAAAAATTGACCAAAAATTAAATCAGGTGTAGGCTTCTAGTTATGTCAACGTCTACCAACCAAAAATAGACTTCAAAAAAATCTTACTTTAAATTTTGGTCAAACACAAAACTAAAATACTCAATGATCTTTTGTTCTTTAGCATAAAATAGTTAATTATATAAATGTATAGAGTACAGCTATTAAATTATCACACTGTAACTGAAGGAGTAGCATAGATACTTTTTTATATATGGAGCACTTTAAAGTGTTTTATTTGGAGAGAAAAGTGTATTATTACATAACATAAACCCAAACAACATGAAAAGAAAGAAAAGAAAAAGCAAGAGAATTTTACCAGAAAACTAAAGATAAAAAGAAAAAGTGTGTACGTTCACCAAGCTATCCACCAAAGTTTTTATTGAAAGTTTGCATATAATATCCCAGAACTAAAAAAGCTTTTGGGTTTGTTTATGATTCATAGTATGATAAATAAAAATGGTGAATAATTTCAAATGTGCACTAGATTCACGGGGAGTGAATAAATAATATTGTAACTTTTATACTGTTCAGTATGGCATTAGTTCACTTTCAGTTCAGATTTTTGGCTTTTCAATACTTTTATTTAAATGATCGATTGTTATTTAACACTTATTCGTTGGGTGATTGAACTATGAAAGTTATATAAACAAAATAATATTGCACTTGATCTTTTATTATTTGATGTTTTGAAAAAAAATAGTTTATGTTGGTGTCAAATTTATTAAAATTTATGTTTTATGACCATTTGTATTACATAGTTTGTAATGCGTTCAGGAAATAATAATAATGTTTTTATTTTAACTTTTAACTCAATGATGTTCTTATTTAAAAAAAAAAATATTTTGTTCTAATCTATGTGCTTATTGTAACAAGTTAAATAATAAATAATGAAGGCAATCAGCACAAACAAAATTTGTTAATAAAGATCCATATCTAGACTTGTTCCTTCTTATTGGAAGATCAATTTTCAATCTATAATATAGCCTACACCATTTTCACTTTGTGAAAGGTTCAATTAATCCGTTTATTTCATGGATAAAAAGGGCATTTTAACCTAGACCCGAAGACCCGAACCGGAACCGACCCAAAAATATCCGACCCGGAACCGGACCGAAAATTTACAAATACCTTTTGGGTCTAAATTTTTTTTACCCGAAAGAACCGGAACCGAAAAGGAACCGATCCGAATAGACCCGGACCCGAAAAGAACAGACCCGAATAGACCCGACCCGATAAAACCCGATTTGTACCCGAGTTAAAAACATGTATATCTAAAACTATGATGTTTTTGTGTTCTATTTTATATATATTATTTTATGATTTAGTTGAAATATCTTTTGTTAACAACATTTGTTATTATTTTTTAACATTCGTAAAATAATATAAAGCTTTAAAATGTAAAATTTAGAGTTTTAAAATGTTTTATTTTAATTATTAATAGTTTCATTTAATTTGTTTTGTAAAATTTTAGGTATATATGACTAATATTCAACTAAAGTTGATGAAATTGGGTATATCATGTCCTTTTCAGATCCTAAATACCTGAACCCGACCCGGACCCGATATGGACCCGAAAAATTACGGATATTTAATGGGTATTTTAATTATATACCCGAACCAATCCGGATCCGAGAAAAACCGATCCGAACCCGAACCAAAAATTTCTAAGTACCTATCGGATCTAAATATTTAGGACCCGAAAAGATTCGGACCCGAAAGAAACCGGCCCGAACCCGAACGTCCAGGCCTATATGAAAGTAAGTCACTCAAGCCTCAGGTTCATAAAAAAAAATATAAGGGAATTGATTTAGTATGTACACAGTACCAAAGACAACAAAGCCAAAACATTGTCCCGGAAAACGGCATGCAGTTTTCCCTCTCTATTTCTACACTACACATTACATCATCCTCATCCTATACACTTCACCAATAACATTACAAAAGAAACAGATTCATCTAACAAGTTCTCTGGCTATCAAATATCTAAACACGAAACTATGTGGCATCCACTCAACAATGCTCTTTCTTGATCTCCCTGAGTTAAGTTTCTTTACTCTTTTCTTCATTGTCTCTGGGAGACATTCTTGAATCATCTCCATCAATGCCGCTTGACTCAACCCCGAGTCTTTGCTAAAAGACTCGATGATCTTTGGTAAAACTAGCTTCTGGTCTTTCTTTACCCCAAAGGTTGCACGAACATACTCCTCTTTCGCTGTTTCTAGCTCTTGGTATATTCCCTTGGGGGTATAAACACGAATCTAAAGCCAAAGAAAAACACACATTCAAGACCCTCTTTAACACTTTAAACAAGACAGCAAATGTGTAAGCCTTCTCTACTTACCGCTGGATCAGAATGGTTGCCCGAACAAAGAGCAAAGTACAAGAGAGGCTCGGAGTGGTCGAGGGAATATTCTTGATGTTCATCTCCGGTTCTGAACTTTCTTGGAATTAGTAATAACTTCAGCCACTACAAACAGGAAGCAAGAAAACTTTAGAACAGTGTCACTGACAATCTGTAGCTCTGAGATAACTCGATAAGTGATGAGCCTTACTTGGCCAGGACGAGGCATCCTGATACGAAGAATATAACTTTGTATCGCTTCTATGCTTACCATGCGACCTCCTATGTTGTAAGCTGGCTGTAAAACGTTAAGCAGAGCTCAAAATGTAACGTTAAGCAGAGCTCAAAATGTAAGTCTGCCATTTCTAATTCATCTTCTTGAAGCAGACCAAGAACAGTGTGTTGATAATATTTTACCTTGGAGAGCAGTAAAAACCGCTTCCCGTTGTTCTGTGGAATCCCATTTACTAGAAATGTCTGGAATGGTGAAAACCAAGTATAAGTACAGCATAAACATAGGTAAAGATCAAAGGAGAGTAAACCACGTACGTGCATCACAAGTGCATTATGTATGTTAATCCAAAATGCAAGTTTCTCTTGATGAGTCAGATTTCTCGGATCAACACTCTCCAGCTGCTTGATCATCAACCTGCATAAGTATAAAACCAATGAGTAAATCCTGAGCGAGAAAACAAACAAAAGGAAGACTCAGATAGCTGCAAAGGCTTACCTGAAGTTTCGATTCATCAAGTCAAGGTCACGTCCTCTCCTTTGGTTTCTATGAATGTGTGACACTTCGATCATTGAGCTATAAGGTCCGCTGAACTCGAACTGATCATCAAAAGCAGAGTTTTTCCTGAAGCTTGGACTCCACATATCATACTGTTCTTGAGGTGAAAACTCGCTTGTTGACGAAGGAGATGAGCCCGGGGATGAGAAACCGTGGTTTATCGATGGAGGGTCAGCGAGCTTGGAATATATAGCTGATGCACACTTTATCATTTCCTCTGATAGCTTGTTTGGTGTCATGAATATGTGGTCTGATATCTTTGTTCCCATGTGTTCTGCAAGGCTTGCAGTGTTTGATCCATTGAAGGTGGAACGTTGGTTAAGAGTAGACTGGCAACGGCGAACACATGAATCAATGTCCTCCTCCTCGTAAAGAGATTGATCTTTCAGCCTATTGTCGAAGGAGAAACACCGTGAATCGATTGTTGAGCCTTCTTGAGTGAGTTTCCTAGCAGCAGAACCAGGTTGCATCAGTTTATTCTCAAAGGAGAAGCACTCTGTTGAGCCTTCTTGATTGAGTTTCCTAGCAGCAGAACCAGCTTGCATTGGTCTACTGTCAAAGGAGAAGCACTCTGTTGAGCCTTCTTGATTGAGTTTCCTAGCAGCAGAACCAGGCTCCTTCAGTCTACTGTCAAAGGAGAAACACCTAGGATCCTCCATGGCTAAGTTATCTTGTCTGCAGCTAAGGCTGGGAGAATCTGGTTCCTTTTTGACCATACATGGGCTCTTTAGTCTGTTGTCAAAGGAGACACACCGAGGTTGTTCAGGTGGTGTTGTTGAGAAGTCCAGACGTTTGCCTCTAAGAGTGGACTTAGGAGAACTAGGAGTCTGCTGTTGTTTTGGAGATACAGAAGATGACTGTTGATCAAATGCTTTACGGTACAAAGAGAGAAGATACTGTTCCAAATGTGAAACTTCCAACTCTAGCACCGCTATTTCCTTTATCAATTCTGTTGCAGGCTGCAAGATATATACAAAACCATCAGTGAGCTTCACAACATCAACGGTTCATCGCCTAGAAACGGATTAGTTTTACCTTCGGAGTAGAGTTGGCCTTTGAGTCAATGTCTCTAGAAGGTGTTTTATAGCCTAATGCCTTCTCTAAAGCGCCACGAACATCAAACTGGTTCTGTAGTCTCTTCTCAAGCTCTTGAATCTGTAATGTAACCAAAGATGGTAAGGAAAACAAATCATACTTTGAGTAGATGAGAGAGAGAAGTTTAAATGCAAAACCTCTTGCTTGAGAGAGCTCTGGACTTTTACTTCCTTAACAGATTTATCACAGCAACGAGGTAAGTCCTGAGGGAAAGAAACAGTTAGAGAGTGTTATATAGCTTTGCAAAATCATAAATGGAAAAGGAAGTTGTTGTTATTGGTTTGAACTCACCAGCTTGAAGCGTTGAGAAGCATTCAGAGAAGAAACAATGCTATTATTATTATTATCCTCTTCAAGCTTTTTCTTTTCAGGAACAGTCCAGCTATAGAATAAAGTAATCAAGATTCCAAGAATCAATCAGAAAACAGTTGAAACCCAGAAAAGATAATAAACAACGATCAGTTAGTCTACCATATTTTTTCTAAAAAAAAAAAAGATAAGAAATGGTTCCAAGTACTCTGATTGATTTTTTTTTGATTCTAATACAATACATTCAGACCAAAGTTTCAACCTTTTTAGTCCTAAACCTAAATTCTTCAACAAAGGCTCAAACTTTGAACCATCAAGCAGCAAGTTAACTTTGCTTCTGGGCAGATTTTAACTACCCAGAAAATTAAAATTGAGAACTGAGCTAAAAAAAACAAACCTCTTGGAACGGTTGTGTCTCTTACTCTGCATTTTCTTGTCTTCAAATCCCATTTACAAAAGAATCAAACTGTAACCAAAAGATTGATTAATTGCAACATCGAGGTTTTAAAAATCAAGAAAATGTAAGAAAACAAAACTCACTTTGTACTAATCTCAAAGCAATAACTAGAAGAAGCAATTTGAAAATGGGTTTTGGGGCTTAAAGACAGAGAAAGAAACAAAGAGATTTGATTTGTATTTCCCTTTCAGATGTATGAATCATAAGAAACTAAACTCCAAGAAACAGAACCAATCACTTGTCTTCTTCTTCCACCATTGAGAAACAAATCTGAGTTTCTGATAGGAAGAAACAACATATATACGGATACAGCCAAAAGATATGTAGCAAAGATTTGTTTTTTTTTTTATTTTCTAATTAAGCTGTTCTCTCACGCGCGCATACACAGAGAAAGACCGTAAAGAAGAAGAGCTCTTGGGTTAAAACTTTTTTGACCCAATAGAGAGAGAGAGAATCTTACATCACCACTCACCGTTTCTTATAGCCTTTATCAAAATCTTTAAGCTTTTTGTATTTTGGAGACTCTCTTTTGCATTAAAAGCACACATGTTACGTGGGATATCGATACACGTAAAACTATATATTAAAAAACAAATCATAAAATGCAAATAATAGATAGTAGTTGTGCTAATTTATAAAATGTTCTAGTTGAGTTTAAATAAGTATATTTGGGATTTATTTCTTTGCGTTTTATACCGATGATGTAAATAACAAAACAAAAGCATAGGAAATGTTCGAAAATAAACATTTTATTTATTTATAAGATAAAAACATCTTTTATTTTAACAAATAAAAACAATGTCAAAAAAATATAACGGGAAATATGATTAAATTTTTACACCAAATTTGTGATCTAGATGAACTAAGATGATTTCCAATATAATTTATTTTTCTTCTAAACCAAAGAAACTGCCTAATGAAAATTGAGTTTAATCTAATATAATTGAGTTTACTCTAATATATTCATTTTAAAAAAGCATTTTAAAAAATATAAAGTAAAAATAGAAATTGATATTTAAAGTATATATATAGAATAAAATAGTAATCTCTATTTTAAAAAATAGAGATGAATTGGAATAATTTGATTCTAAATACTATTATTATAGAGATAGATTAGTAATAGGTCTAAAATGTTCTAACTACATGATATAGAACAGTTTACAACAGTCATTCTTGACAAAGGTTTTCATGTTTTTAGTCTTTCTGCGAACAAGCATATATATGCTGAAAATTTATATTTAAGTTAAAAGTTTTGTTCATCTAGTGATTTTGACATTCCATACCATTTATAGTAATTTTTGTGTATTATTAACAAAAAGAAAAAGAAAAAAAATTGATATTGTTTTATAATAGTTTGAAAGTTATTAAATATGCTTAGACAATAAATTCAAAAGAACTATAAATACCATTTAAATGTATATATAGTTTTCTCGTAAGTCATCATATAATTATAGTTTTAAAAAAAATCATATAGTTTACAAAAGTAAAGAAAACCAATCTACAAGGGTGGTGAAACAAGGAGTCTTTGATAGTTCGTATACACAAAAGTAATAAGTGGAAAATGACATGTACAAGACTAGCCAGAGGGCAAAACAATCTCTGGTTTTACTAATTTTATGATAAACCAAGAAAAAAAACGAAAACAAAAGGAGACAAAACTATACATCTATAAAAGCCTTATATATATATATATATATCCATATTTATTGTTTGTTAATTTGAACGACTTTCAATTAAAATTTGTAAAATATATATTGCTGGTGAGCTATCATTGAAAGAACTAAAAAGTGAAAACGATTGTATTGCTCATTGGAATCTAGGTGGGAGTCGTTGAACCATCGCTTTGCTCATTGTCCCGTTCTGTTTCTTCTACACTTATAGGATTATTAGGATGCTACGTTTTGTTTTGTTTTTCTTTTCTTGTGACACATTCTTTTAACTTTTCTACTCATTCCTAGTGTTAAATTACTTCTAACATAGCTATTCTATAAAAAAAAACATTCCTATTCTACTTAAATTTAATCATATACAAAAAAAAAATATACAGAACAAATTTTTTTGAACATAAACTATATACAAAATATATATATATATATACAAGGAAATAAATTGTACATTCAGTTCAATAATTTAAAACTTTTAAGTATGCGATATAGATTATGCAGAATGCACTTACTCACCCACTTCGTTATTTACTAAATATATCTGAGTCCACGTAAAACACAAATACGGCACTAAATGATGAAAATTAATAAAGAATTTAACTCGCTTTGTAAATTTATAAAATAAAGATAAGATTAGCTGTATTTGGTGTTTTTGGCCAACTAATTTAAAGATTAGATTGATTATCAAACCATTAACCAACCATTCAATGAAAACTACTTGAACTTATGGAGTCTGAGTGGTAAGATGAGATGAGAGTAAATCAGAGTAAAATATAAAAGTGAAAAATGGCCAAAAACAAAATGGTGGGAAACACTTAAGAAATAGAGAGACAATGATAAATGACGCTACTCTAACAAAACTTAAGAGTAAAAATGAGTGTATAAATTTTACTATTTGAATAGTAAATAGAGTAACTTGATAGGACAAAATTAGAGTAACATGACAGAATTTTTTTTCTACTCTACATTATTCTCCTCAATGATGCTAGTCACAACCCATGGATTGTTAGCATTTTGTCAAACTATCCGAACAGCATTTGTCTAAATTATTTGATTTGACGTTTTTAATGTTTATTGGTCTCAGTTTAATTATTTTACGTATACACAGTAACGATACACTAGTCCAAGCCCATACACTTGGTTGACAATCTTTGCTCACTGTTTGGTAACCACTATATGTTTTTGTCGTCAACTATGCTTTAGTTTCCGAGACTCGTCCACGAACTAAACAATTGAATTCAATTGAGAGTTAGTTTTGCTAACTATGTTTGTGAGCTAAAACCCAATTTAAGGTTGGATAATCATATAAACTTGAAATAACCTAATATTTTTAAAAACGTTTGGTGTTTTAACTACGATACAAAACTGTTTATCTTATTGTTTGTTTTTACTAAACAACAATAAAAACTATTCTCACATAATATATCCACAAAAGGATATATATATATATATATAACATTTACTCTATATATATAGACAAGTTTCCCTCCAAAAATTTGTTTTCTCCGAGACAGAAAGGGAAAGATACATAGGATGCTTGCTGTAAAGGGAAACATTCGCAATGTGGTTAAGCTGCTTTTCTTTTCTTCTTTTCACTTTACTATATTTTAGATATCATTTTAATATACGTCAAATAGTCGGAAACCCGAATTGTCTTCCAGCACTAAAAAGACTATCGTTTGTCAAAGAATCCCAGGAAAAACATTTTTTTTAGATAACAAGAGTGTCAATTGAAAAAAGCCGTGCCTTCACAAGCAGCTGACATATCTATGATGGAGTAAGAGTACCTAAGGATTTATTATTAATGTTGTCTTATTTGTTAATATAATTAACAGATAAGCTTTTTATCTTTACTACCTGCTCTTGAAAATGATACAGACACAATTCATAGTTCTCAAACACTTGGCGGAAAGTGAAACCAAACGGAATATACTATTTGTTTCATATAATAGTGCTATTATATATTTGTAAATGCTTAATTAGCTACCTTATAATAGAGTAGAAAGTTATGTTTAAATCGAAAGTTTAAATGTTTTTCCTCACAAAATGTTATATTTTTAATATATGGGACAAAGATACACTATGGTCTTCACATGTTGAATAAGTTTTTAATTGTAGTAAGTAATTAACTTAAGAGACTATATCAGA
Proteins encoded in this window:
- the LOC106336766 gene encoding uncharacterized protein LOC106336766, with translation MGFEDKKMQSKRHNRSKSWTVPEKKKLEEDNNNNSIVSSLNASQRFKLDLPRCCDKSVKEVKVQSSLKQEIQELEKRLQNQFDVRGALEKALGYKTPSRDIDSKANSTPKPATELIKEIAVLELEVSHLEQYLLSLYRKAFDQQSSSVSPKQQQTPSSPKSTLRGKRLDFSTTPPEQPRCVSFDNRLKSPCMVKKEPDSPSLSCRQDNLAMEDPRCFSFDSRLKEPGSAARKLNQEGSTECFSFDSRPMQAGSAARKLNQEGSTECFSFENKLMQPGSAARKLTQEGSTIDSRCFSFDNRLKDQSLYEEEDIDSCVRRCQSTLNQRSTFNGSNTASLAEHMGTKISDHIFMTPNKLSEEMIKCASAIYSKLADPPSINHGFSSPGSSPSSTSEFSPQEQYDMWSPSFRKNSAFDDQFEFSGPYSSMIEVSHIHRNQRRGRDLDLMNRNFRLMIKQLESVDPRNLTHQEKLAFWINIHNALVMHTFLVNGIPQNNGKRFLLLSKPAYNIGGRMVSIEAIQSYILRIRMPRPGQWLKLLLIPRKFRTGDEHQEYSLDHSEPLLYFALCSGNHSDPAIRVYTPKGIYQELETAKEEYVRATFGVKKDQKLVLPKIIESFSKDSGLSQAALMEMIQECLPETMKKRVKKLNSGRSRKSIVEWMPHSFVFRYLIARELVR